The Nitrospirales bacterium genome includes a window with the following:
- a CDS encoding AAA family ATPase has translation MNDINEFLSFAGYPYSVEITGDGEQAQLKLRHDDHEEHISGGNQHLSFGERNAFAIVLFMYECLSKKPDLIVLDDPISSFDKNKKYAILEMLFRRETDSCLKNKTVLMLTHDVEPIIDTIKSLSHKFNQQISASFLKLSGGQITEVPIGKNDFRHLLRSAKVL, from the coding sequence GAGATTACTGGAGATGGGGAACAGGCTCAACTAAAACTGAGACATGATGATCACGAAGAACACATTAGCGGTGGCAATCAGCATCTCAGCTTCGGGGAAAGAAACGCATTTGCAATCGTTCTTTTCATGTATGAATGCCTGTCGAAAAAACCGGACCTGATAGTTCTGGATGATCCTATCTCTTCGTTCGATAAAAACAAAAAGTATGCCATCCTCGAAATGCTTTTCCGTCGGGAAACCGATTCATGCCTGAAAAACAAAACCGTTCTAATGCTTACGCATGATGTGGAGCCCATCATTGATACCATTAAGTCACTATCGCATAAGTTTAACCAGCAAATATCAGCGTCATTTCTAAAGCTAAGCGGTGGCCAAATCACTGAAGTACCAATAGGCAAGAATGACTTCAGACATTTGCTCAGGTCTGCGAAAGTGCTCTAA